In a single window of the Bradyrhizobium erythrophlei genome:
- a CDS encoding sarcosine oxidase subunit gamma produces MLDLAFRRLNSLGAVSHSAVSIPSATLAVLPDAVKLSFRGRPSSFQVAGNAFGISLPQTACRFAVRGSRAVYWLGPDEWLLQATGEQPSALFASMETALAGHFCSLVDISHRSDAFAVSGRMSDYVLNHGCPLDLSLRAFPVGMCTRTILGKATILLSRPEIDTFHIDVWRSFAPYVWQLLDEARSELSDGRRRH; encoded by the coding sequence ATGCTTGATCTCGCCTTTCGACGCCTGAATTCGCTGGGGGCAGTGAGCCACAGCGCCGTCAGCATCCCGTCGGCGACGCTCGCTGTGCTTCCCGATGCCGTGAAACTCTCTTTCCGTGGCCGACCGTCGTCTTTCCAGGTAGCCGGCAACGCCTTCGGGATTTCGCTGCCGCAAACGGCATGTCGGTTCGCCGTGAGGGGCAGTCGCGCCGTCTATTGGCTCGGCCCTGACGAGTGGCTGCTTCAGGCGACAGGCGAACAGCCGTCAGCGCTGTTCGCAAGCATGGAAACCGCGCTCGCGGGCCATTTCTGCTCGCTCGTTGATATCAGCCATCGGTCGGACGCTTTCGCGGTGTCGGGCCGTATGAGCGATTATGTCCTCAATCACGGTTGTCCGCTCGACCTGTCGCTTCGCGCCTTTCCGGTCGGCATGTGCACCCGCACGATTCTCGGCAAGGCGACAATCCTGCTGTCGCGGCCGGAAATCGACACCTTTCACATCGATGTCTGGCGTTCGTTCGCGCCATATGTCTGGCAATTACTGGATGAGGCGCGTAGTGAACTTTCTGATGGCCGCCGCCGGCACTGA
- a CDS encoding sarcosine oxidase subunit alpha, which produces MTASYRLARGGRIDRGRPVRFTFDGKSYGGFAGDTLASALIANGVHLVGRSFKYHRPRGIMTAGSDEPNALVGVGAVDSRYTPNLRATQVELHDGLVAESQNRWPSLSFDIGAANESVASFLPAGFYYKTFMWPAAAWSKLYEPLIRRAAGLGRAPAEPDADRYTHVYAHCDVLVVGAGPAGLAAALAAARSGVKVIVCDEQAEMGGSLLTETTATIDGKSAIDWVTAALGELAANLNVTLMPRTTAFGWYPHNFLGLCQRVTDHLASADPRLPRERLWQVRAREVVLATGAIERPIVFPDNDRPGVMMAEAARTYANRYGARPGDKAVVFTACDSAYRAALDLKAAGVAIAAIADMRAAPSGPWIERVRAAGIVVRPATCVTGTRGRLGVASVNLASATPAGGGETIACDLVLMSGGFTPSVHLFSQSRGKLVYDDALQAYIPGASVERERSVGGCRGVYDLQQVLSDGFAGGVEAATAIGGGDTVTQRFAVQADSVGSDGFIGAAPHGRNPLKTRAWVDFQNDVTAKDIRLATREGFRSIEHVKRYTTTGMATDQGKTSNMNALGVVSDALKLPVTRIGLTTFRPPYTPTTFGVFAGQSRGDLFDPVRKTSIHDWAAENGAVFEDVSLWKRAHYFPRAGEDMHAAVRRECMATRGSVGIFDATTLGKIEVVGKDAAEFMNRMYTNAWTKLEPGRLRYGVMLREDGFVMDDGVVGRMAPDRFHVTTTTGGAARVLAMMEDYLQTEWPDLDVWLTSTTEQWAVIAVQGPNSRNVLEPLVQDIDLSREAMPHMSVREGRICGIPTRLFRVSFTGELGFEVNVPAGYGRAVWEAIMAEGQAFGITPYGTETMHVLRAEKGYIIVGQETDGTVTPDDAGLGWAVGKAKKDFVGKRSLIRPAMMQSDRKQLVGLLTVDPKTTLEEGAQIVADPTEPVPMSMIGHVTSSYWSAALDRSIALALVRNGRTRIGTRLSVPMPAGPVAVDVVQPVFYDPKGERLNA; this is translated from the coding sequence ATGACCGCCTCGTACCGCCTCGCGCGCGGCGGGCGCATCGATCGCGGCCGGCCGGTTCGATTCACGTTCGACGGGAAAAGCTACGGCGGCTTCGCAGGAGATACGCTCGCCTCTGCGTTGATCGCCAATGGCGTGCATCTCGTCGGGCGCTCGTTTAAATACCATCGGCCACGCGGCATCATGACGGCGGGTTCGGACGAACCGAATGCGCTGGTTGGCGTCGGTGCCGTTGACTCGCGTTACACGCCCAACTTGCGGGCGACGCAGGTTGAGCTTCACGATGGGCTCGTCGCGGAAAGCCAGAACCGCTGGCCCTCGCTGTCGTTCGACATCGGCGCGGCCAACGAGTCCGTCGCGTCGTTTCTGCCGGCCGGCTTCTACTACAAGACGTTCATGTGGCCGGCGGCGGCATGGAGCAAGCTGTACGAGCCGCTGATCCGACGTGCCGCAGGACTCGGCCGCGCACCGGCCGAACCCGACGCCGATCGCTACACCCACGTGTATGCGCATTGCGACGTGCTTGTGGTCGGCGCGGGACCGGCAGGTCTCGCCGCCGCGCTTGCGGCGGCCCGCTCGGGCGTCAAGGTGATCGTCTGCGACGAGCAGGCCGAGATGGGCGGCTCGCTGTTGACCGAAACCACCGCAACCATCGATGGCAAGTCGGCCATCGACTGGGTTACCGCGGCGCTCGGTGAATTGGCCGCGAACCTCAATGTGACGCTGATGCCGCGCACGACCGCGTTTGGCTGGTATCCGCACAATTTCCTCGGGCTGTGCCAACGCGTGACGGATCATCTCGCGTCAGCCGATCCGAGATTGCCGCGTGAACGGCTCTGGCAGGTGCGGGCCAGGGAAGTAGTGCTGGCCACCGGTGCGATCGAACGGCCCATCGTGTTTCCGGATAACGATCGGCCCGGCGTGATGATGGCGGAAGCCGCCCGCACATATGCGAACCGCTATGGCGCGCGGCCAGGCGATAAGGCGGTCGTCTTCACCGCTTGCGACAGCGCCTATCGGGCCGCGCTCGATCTCAAGGCTGCGGGTGTCGCCATCGCCGCCATTGCTGATATGCGAGCCGCGCCCTCCGGTCCATGGATCGAACGCGTCCGCGCTGCCGGCATCGTGGTACGGCCTGCGACCTGCGTCACTGGCACACGCGGCCGGCTGGGCGTCGCGTCGGTGAATCTTGCCAGCGCTACCCCTGCTGGCGGCGGTGAGACCATCGCCTGCGATCTGGTCCTGATGTCCGGAGGCTTTACGCCGAGCGTTCACCTGTTCTCACAATCCCGCGGCAAGCTCGTCTACGACGACGCCCTGCAGGCCTACATTCCGGGCGCTTCGGTTGAGCGCGAACGATCTGTCGGCGGATGCCGCGGTGTCTACGATCTACAACAAGTTCTGAGCGACGGCTTTGCGGGCGGCGTGGAGGCGGCGACGGCAATTGGTGGCGGCGACACGGTAACGCAGCGCTTCGCCGTCCAGGCGGACAGCGTTGGAAGCGATGGCTTCATCGGCGCTGCCCCGCATGGCCGCAATCCGCTGAAGACGCGTGCCTGGGTCGATTTCCAGAACGACGTCACCGCGAAGGACATCAGGCTTGCAACCCGTGAAGGCTTTCGCTCCATCGAGCACGTGAAGCGCTACACCACCACTGGAATGGCCACCGACCAGGGCAAGACATCGAACATGAATGCGCTCGGCGTCGTCTCCGACGCACTGAAGCTGCCGGTGACCCGGATCGGCCTCACCACATTCCGCCCGCCGTATACGCCAACGACGTTCGGTGTCTTCGCCGGGCAATCGCGAGGCGATCTGTTCGATCCCGTCCGCAAGACGTCGATCCACGACTGGGCCGCCGAGAACGGTGCGGTGTTCGAGGATGTCAGTCTCTGGAAGCGTGCGCACTACTTCCCCCGCGCGGGCGAAGACATGCACGCCGCGGTAAGGCGCGAATGCATGGCAACCCGCGGGTCCGTCGGCATTTTCGATGCCACCACGCTCGGCAAGATTGAAGTGGTGGGCAAGGATGCCGCCGAGTTCATGAATCGCATGTATACCAATGCATGGACCAAGCTCGAGCCCGGCAGGTTGCGTTACGGCGTGATGCTGCGCGAAGACGGCTTCGTCATGGATGACGGTGTCGTAGGCCGCATGGCGCCCGATCGATTCCACGTCACCACGACGACCGGCGGTGCCGCGCGCGTGCTCGCCATGATGGAGGATTACCTCCAGACCGAGTGGCCCGATCTCGACGTCTGGCTGACTTCGACCACGGAGCAATGGGCCGTCATTGCAGTTCAGGGGCCAAATTCGCGCAACGTCCTCGAGCCGCTGGTGCAGGACATCGACCTGTCGCGGGAAGCCATGCCGCATATGAGCGTGCGCGAGGGCCGGATTTGCGGCATCCCGACACGCCTGTTCCGCGTCTCTTTCACTGGCGAACTTGGCTTCGAGGTGAATGTCCCGGCGGGATACGGCCGCGCGGTGTGGGAAGCCATCATGGCTGAAGGTCAGGCCTTTGGCATCACGCCCTATGGCACCGAGACCATGCACGTGCTTCGCGCGGAGAAGGGCTACATCATCGTCGGTCAGGAAACCGACGGCACCGTGACACCTGACGATGCGGGGCTTGGCTGGGCGGTGGGCAAGGCAAAGAAGGATTTCGTCGGCAAACGTTCGCTGATCCGTCCGGCCATGATGCAAAGCGACCGCAAGCAACTGGTTGGCCTGCTTACCGTCGATCCGAAGACGACGCTGGAGGAGGGAGCGCAAATCGTCGCCGATCCCACAGAGCCTGTTCCGATGAGCATGATCGGTCATGTGACGTCGTCCTACTGGAGCGCCGCACTCGATCGCTCGATTGCCCTTGCGCTGGTTCGGAACGGACGTACTCGGATCGGTACGCGTCTGTCGGTGCCTATGCCGGCTGGCCCGGTGGCAGTCGACGTTGTCCAACCCGTGTTCTACGATCCCAAAGGGGAGCGTCTCAATGCTTGA